From one Lycium barbarum isolate Lr01 chromosome 6, ASM1917538v2, whole genome shotgun sequence genomic stretch:
- the LOC132600248 gene encoding B3 domain-containing protein Os11g0197600-like: MMEKALLNIDKRAIFYQIFRPTITSQLRIPAWFLKHISEESPDKATLKCLPGGTWNVKLECDEDGLLIHKGWKKFQKYNQLQYGEFLLFKYDSDLQFTVRIFSKNGLEREVKSTTMSKNKKATISDGGKKRKKPGKYPYSSKFPKQTHANGENGTEHQTPRRSAALEKVEDLLTPSIPQFVKCLKGYNVNKSCFLYVPKSFYEQLSKSDNTTTVVLRILEGKEWKVNCVSQKGYRAFCGGWKQFVSDNKLKQGYVCVFQLVNTNELKVSVFDDPPESLLKLAA, translated from the exons ATGATGGAAAAGGCCTTATTGAATATAGATAAAAGAGCAATTTTTTACCAGATTTTTCGTCCCACAATCACTAGTCAACTG AGAATTCCAGCCTGGTTTCTTAAGCATATTTCAGAAGAATCACCTGATAAAGCAACTCTGAAGTGTCTTCCGGGTGGCACTTGGAATGTGAAACTAGAGTGTGATGAAGATGGTTTGCTTATACACAAAGGTTGGAAGAAATTTCAGAAATATAACCAACTACAATATGGGGAATTTCTCTTGTTTAAGTACGACAGCGATCTGCAATTTACAGTAAGAATTTTCAGCAAGAATGGACTGGAGAGAGAAGTGAAGTCAACAACTATGAGCAAAAATAAAAAAGCTACAATATCTGACGGGGGCAAAAAGCGAAAAAAGCCAGGAAAATATCCTTACAGTTCCAAATTCCCTAAACAAACTCATGCTAACGGTGAAAATGGCACAG AACATCAAACTCCAAGAAGAAGCGCTGCACTTGAGAAAGTAGAGGACCTTCTCACTCCAAGTATTCCTCAATTTGTTAAATGTCTGAAAGGCTACAATGTGAACAAGTCTTGTTTCTTG TATGTTCCAAAGTCCTTCTATGAACAACTTTCAAAATCAGACAATACGACAACAGTCGTCCTCCgtattttggaaggaaaagagTGGAAAGTGAATTGTGTGTCACAAAAAGGCTATCGCGCTTTCTGTGGAGGATGGAAACAGTTTGTGAGTGATAACAAGCTTAAGCAAGGATATGTCTGTGTTTTTCAGCTTGTCAATACAAATGAACTGAAGGTCTCCGTTTTCGACGATCCGCCTGAATCTCTGTTGAAACTTGCTGCATAA
- the LOC132599110 gene encoding uncharacterized protein LOC132599110 produces the protein MTMKKLKRKWKRRLKRRHVRSADSRKKMMMMKMRRKKRMKGQAYPRKRQHVHNADLRKRKMMMERRNVTKKLRKKRMEGQAHSRKMHHVQKLDAKEPLIARGEIAMTIMVQIFRSGRAVQPKNPYFAAKIREKRINQLFVPIDVVRLQT, from the exons atgacgATGAAGAAACTGAAGAGAAAGTGGAAGAGAAGACTGAAAAGGCGCCATGTTCGAAGCGCAGATTCgcggaagaagatgatgatgatgaagatgagGAGGAAGAAGAGAATGAAAGGGCAAGCATATCCAAGAAAAAGGCAACACGTTCATAATGCAGATTTGCGGAAGAGGAAAATGATGATGGAGAGAAGGAATGTGACGAAGAAACTGAGGAAGAAGAGAATGGAAGGGCAGGCACATTCAAGAAAAATGCACCACGTCCAAAAG CTGGATGCGAAAGAGCCACTGATCGCAAGGGGAGAGATCGCTATGACCATTATGGTACAGATATTCAGAAGTGGACGCGCAGTTCAGCCAAAAAATCCTTACTTTGCAGCAAAAATACGAGAAAAAAGGATAAACCAACTA TTCGTTCCGATTGATGTGGTGAGACTACAAACTTGA
- the LOC132599108 gene encoding B3 domain-containing transcription factor VRN1-like isoform X2 — protein MMEKALLNIDKRATFYQIFGSTITSKLRIPPWFLKHISEQSPDKATLKCLSGGTWNVKLRCDEDSLLMRKGWKKFQKHNQLEEGELLVFRYDGALKFTVRIFGTNGLEREVKTPTMDKNKKASIYDGGRKRKRPEKYPYSSKFPKQTHVNGENGTEYETPRKRDAVEKAEDLLTPNIPQFVKCLKGYNVNKSCFLYVPKSFYEQLSKSDNKTTVVLRNSEGKEWRVNCVSQKGYCAFCGGWKQFASDNKLKQGHVCVFQLVNENELKVSFFHNPSESLLKEEEKKRETIMCKKNKPRSKGRCVEEKEEDDDDEEEYEEEEEEEEDETEEEEEDETQRVPCSKRIHVEEEDDDEEEGYEEETEEEEEEEEETARAGVFKKKSPRVKVRSG, from the exons ATGATGGAAAAAGCCTTACTGAATATAGATAAAAGAGCAACTTTCTACCAGATTTTTGGTTCCACAATCACTAGTAAACTG AGAATCCCACCCTGGTTTCTTAAGCATATTTCAGAACAATCACCCGATAAAGCAACTCTGAAGTGTCTTTCTGGAGGCACTTGGAATGTAAAACTACGGTGTGATGAAGATAGTTTGCTTATGCGCAAAGGTTGGAAGAAATTTCAGAAACATAACCAACTAGAAGAAGGGGAACTTCTCGTATTTAGGTACGATGGCGCTCTGAAATTTACAGTAAGAATTTTCGGCACGAATGGACTCGAGAGAGAAGTGAAGACACCAACCATGGACAAAAATAAAAAAGCTTCAATATATGATGGGGGCAGGAAGCGAAAAAGACCAGAAAAATACCCTTACAGTTCCAAATTCCCTAAACAGACACATGTTAACGGTGAAAATGGCACAG AATATGAAACTCCACGAAAAAGAGATGCAGTTGAGAAAGCAGAGGACCTTCTCACTCCAAATATTCCTCAATTTGTGAAATGTTTGAAAGGCTACAATGTGAATAAGTCCTGTTTCTTG TATGTCCCAAAGTCCTTCTATGAACAACTTTCAAAATCAGACAATAAGACAACAGTCGTTCTCCGTAATTCAGAAGGAAAAGAGTGGAGAGTGAATTGTGTATCACAAAAAGGATATTGCGCTTTCTGTGGCGGATGGAAACAGTTTGCGAGTGATAACAAGCTTAAGCAAGGACATGTCTGTGTTTTTCAGCTTGTCAATGAAAATGAACTGAAGGTCTCCTTTTTCCACAATCCTTCGGAATCCCtgttgaaagaagaagaaaagaaaagggaaacaATAATGTGCAAGAAAAATAAGCCACGTTCAAAAGGTAGATGCgtggaagaaaaagaagaagatgatgatgatgaggaggaatatgaagaagaagaagaagaagaggaggacgAAACTGAGGAGGAAGAGGAAGATGAGACTCAAAGGGTCCCATGTTCAAAACGCATACACGTGGAAGAGgaagatgatgatgaagaggAGGGATATGAGGAAGAAACTGAGGAagaggaggaagaggaagaagagactGCAAGGGCTGGCGTATTCAAGAAAAAGTCGCCACGTGTAAAAG TACGTTCCGGTTGA
- the LOC132599107 gene encoding uncharacterized protein LOC132599107 isoform X1: protein MKAMETLQDLIEEVKVRAVWWGLCIFAVCYFLTHTSTSMWMNLPIAILLVCGLRILFNEVEFRRKVRNVRPPTYLAHLEKKQLSVNDSRLSTSPPTLKWKRKIGAPIVEAAAEEFIDKVLHDFVIDLWYSDITPDKEAPELMHEIIMDVLGEISGRVKGINLVELLTRDVVDLVGDHLDLFRRNQAAIGVDVMGTLSSEERDERLKHHLLVSKELHPALISAESEYKVLQRLMGGILAVVLRPREAQSPLVRCIARELLTSLVVQPLLNFASPGYINELIEYIFLAYNDEGCKESGDGKSTKVKSHNRNQGAPSDSVKCSESDHKQKAPTNSQGTDMSLCQYDHRRELSLANAGSSISSPIQDEANHPRPGDWARVLEAATQRRTEVLMPENLENMWAIGRNYKKKLQKNSAAGGVQTPGVKPPVSSGKDAGKDLSAQKSEVVMIMEDKPRDPNQPHDQRSHALHLSQELKKEAPSKGGVLYDVDNASAIVAYETKTRLKRSNSTSDLIKQQNTEDLFMSKGGGSIISEFYSAEFRNAVPSAMSASDMVIRGEGHHRPKLKCRVLGAYFEKLGSKSFAVYSIAVTDANNNTWFVKRRYRNFERLHRHLKDIPNYTLHLPPKRIFSSSTEDAFVHQRCIQLDKYLQDLLSIANVAEQHEVWDFLSGSSKNYSFGKSSSVMRTLAVNVDDAVDDIVRQFKGVSDGLMRKVVGSPSSYEPITSTSSDRNLSWNVEEINKLGLTQSTSESVNSFSDNDDGDKDGTHGHEEVGPSSEANGWHSDTELNSKGFPPRVVKRDEELISSAADLKSVSGLQHESFSSGGFPEKSLAVVPSQQEDPAIVPPEWSPPNLSVPILNLVDKIFQLNRRGWLRRQVFWISKEIMQLMMEDAIDDWLLRQIHWLRREDVIAQGIRWIQDILWPNGVFFIKLRNLIETSNCEPNQGSVHSTRQLVGNTSKAGSFEEQLEATRRASDVKKMLYDGAPATLVSLIGHKQYRRCARDLYYFLQSTICLKQLTYGVLELVLISVFPELRDLVKDIHEKAQAQPV, encoded by the exons ATGAAGGCTATGGAGACCCTTCAAGATCTGATCGAAGAAGTAAAAGTGAGAGCAGTTTGGTGGGGTTTGTGTATATTTGCTGTCTGTTACTTTTTAACAC ACACCAGTACATCAATGTGGATGAATCTACCTATAGCTATACTCTTGGTTTGTGGATTACGGATATTGTTTAATGAAGTGGAGTTCCGTCGGAAAGTTCGAAATGTCCGACCACCAACATACTTGGCGCACTTAGAAAAGAAGCAGCTATCCGTGAATGATAGTCGACTTTCTACCTCACCACCCACATTGAAATGGAAGAGGAAAATCGGTGCTCCAATTGTAGAGGCAGCAGCAGAGGAGTTTATTGACAAGGTTTTACATGATTTTGTGATAGATTTGTGGTACTCTGATATTACGCCTGACAAGGAGGCGCCAGAGCTGATGCATGAAATAATCATGGATGTCCTTGGTGAAATATCTGGAAGAGTCAAAGGAATTAACCTTGTAGAACTGTTGACAAG GGATGTGGTGGACCTGGTAGGAGATCACCTAGACCTTTTCCGCAGGAACCAGGCAGCAATTGGCGTGGATGTCATGGGGACATTGTCTTCGGAAGAAAGGGATGAAAGGTTGAAGCACCATCTCTTGGTCTCTAAAGAACTCCACCCTGCTTTGATATCAGCTGAGAGTGAGTACAAG GTACTTCAACGGCTCATGGGTGGAATCTTAGCTGTTGTGCTAAGACCCAGGGAAGCACAAAGCCCCTTAGTTCGATGTATTGCCAGAGAACTATTAACTTCTTTAGTAGTACAGCCTCTTCTGAATTTTGCAAGCCCCGG GTATATTAATGAATTGATTGAATACATTTTCCTTGCATATAACGATGAGGGGTGTAAGGAGTCCGGCGATGGTAAATCGACTAAAGTGAAAAGTCACAATCGCAACCAGGGTGCTCCCTCAGACTCTGTAAAATGTTCAGAATCCGATCATAAACAGAAAGCACCTACCAATAGTCAAGGGACTGATATGTCTCTCTGCCAATATGACCATCGAAGAGAACTATCATTAGCTAATGCAGGAAGTTCAATTTCTAGTCCGATTCAAGATGAGGCTAACCATCCACGGCCTGGTGACTGGGCTCGTGTCCTTGAAGCAGCTACCCAGAGAAGAACAGAAGTTCTGATGCCTGAAAATCTTGAAAACATGTGGGCAATCGGCAGAAATTATAAGAAAAAACTCCAAAAGAACTCTGCCGCTGGAGGAGTTCAGACTCCTGGAGTAAAGCCTCCAGTAAGCAGTGGAAAAGATGCGGGGAAAGATTTATCAGCTCAGAAATCTGAAGTAGTCATGATAATGGAAGATAAACCACGCGATCCAAATCAGCCACATGATCAGAGAAGTCATGCCTTGCATTTGTCTCAAGAGCTGAAAAAGGAAGCTCCGTCCAAGGGAGGAGTTCTCTACGATGTCGACAATGCTTCAGCCATTGTTGCATATGAGACTAAGACTAGGCTTAAGAGATCAAATAGTACATCTGATTTAATTAAACAACAAAATACTGAAGATTTGTTTATGAGCAAAGGTGGTGGATCCATTATATCAGAATTCTATAGTGCAGAATTTAGGAATGCAGTACCGAGTGCTATGAGCGCTTCAGACATGGTGATTCGTGGTGAGGGACATCATCGTCCAAAGCTGAAGTGCAGG GTTTTGGGTGCGTATTTTGAGAAGCTGGGCTCAAAATCTTTTGCTGTATATTCAATCGCGGTTACTGATGCCAATAACAACACTTGGTTTGTAAAGAGAAG ATACAGGAACTTCGAGAGATTGCATAGGCACCTGAAGGATATTCCTAATTACACATTGCATCTGCCTCCTAAGAGGATATTTTCATCTAGTACGGAGGATGCATTCGTTCATCAGCGTTGCATTCAGCTTGACAAATATCTGCAA GATCTCTTGTCAATTGCCAATGTGGCTGAGCAACATGAAGTGTGGGATTTTCTCAGTGGCTCTTCCAAG AACTATTCCTTTGGAAAATCTTCTTCAGTAATGAGAACGCTGGCAG TTAACGTGGACGATGCTGTGGATGATATTGTGCGTCAATTCAAAGGCGTTTCTGATGGCTTGATGCGTAAAGTTGTTGGCTCTCCTTCTTCTTATGAACCTATTACCTCTACTTCTTCAGACAGAAATTTGTCTTGGAACGTGGAGGAAATTAATAAACTGGGTTTAACACAAAGTACCTCGGAGTCAGTTAATAGCTTTTCTGACAATGATGACGGTGATAAAGATGGAACCCATGGGCATGAGGAAGTAGGACCTAGTTCAGAAGCCAATGGGTGGCATTCGGACACTGAGTTGAATTCAAAAGGATTTCCCCCTCGGGTGGTGAAACGCGACGAAGAGCTGATAAGCTCAGCGGCTGACTTGAAGAGTGTTTCTGGGCTACAACATGAATCTTTCAGTTCTGGAGGATTTCCAGAGAAAAGTTTGGCAGTAGTTCCCAGTCAACAAGAGGATCCAGCTATAGTGCCACCAGAG TGGTCGCCACCCAATTTAAGCGTACCTATCTTGAATTTGGTGGACAAGATTTTTCAGCTGAATAGAAGAGGCTGGCTAAG AAGACAGGTATTTTGGATATCAAAGGAAATTATGCAGTTAATGATGGAGGATGCTATTGATGATTGGCTGTTGAGGCAAATTCATTGGCTACGGAGAGAGGATGTTATTGCTCAGGGAATTAGATGGATTCAAGAT ATTCTCTGGCCCAATGGCGTTTTCTTCATAAAATTAAGAAATCTTATTGAAACCAGCAATTGCGAACCAAATCAAGGATCTGTTCATAGCACGAGACAACTGGTAGGTAACACCTCTAAGGCAGGATCTTTTGAGGAACAGCTTGAGGCTACTCGTAGAGCAAGTGATGTGAAAAAGATGCTCTATG ATGGTGCTCCCGCCACTTTGGTAAGCTTAATTGGGCACAAGCAGTACAGACGTTGTGCTAGAGATTTGTACTATTTCCTTCAG TCGACTATCTGTTTAAAGCAGCTTACATATGGTGTACTCGAACTTGTACTCATATCAGTCTTCCCTGAGCTGAGGGATCTTGTGAAGGATATCCATGAGAAGGCACAAGCTCAACCTGTATAG
- the LOC132599108 gene encoding B3 domain-containing protein At4g34400-like isoform X1 — MMEKALLNIDKRATFYQIFGSTITSKLRIPPWFLKHISEQSPDKATLKCLSGGTWNVKLRCDEDSLLMRKGWKKFQKHNQLEEGELLVFRYDGALKFTVRIFGTNGLEREVKTPTMDKNKKASIYDGGRKRKRPEKYPYSSKFPKQTHVNGENGTEYETPRKRDAVEKAEDLLTPNIPQFVKCLKGYNVNKSCFLYVPKSFYEQLSKSDNKTTVVLRNSEGKEWRVNCVSQKGYCAFCGGWKQFASDNKLKQGHVCVFQLVNENELKVSFFHNPSESLLKEEEKKRETIMCKKNKPRSKGRCVEEKEEDDDDEEEYEEEEEEEEDETEEEEEDETQRVPCSKRIHVEEEDDDEEEGYEEETEEEEEEEEETARAGVFKKKSPRVKAGCKRVTVCKLKDFHDQYGADIFKSGRATQPKNPYFVAKIRTKRRDQLYVPVDVVRDYKLEIPPKMIIRDAAGREIVAKLKNWKDGRKWLHGGWRNLCRWNLVEKDDRCICEFLKGEGKKGLSLQVQFLHEGASSQP, encoded by the exons ATGATGGAAAAAGCCTTACTGAATATAGATAAAAGAGCAACTTTCTACCAGATTTTTGGTTCCACAATCACTAGTAAACTG AGAATCCCACCCTGGTTTCTTAAGCATATTTCAGAACAATCACCCGATAAAGCAACTCTGAAGTGTCTTTCTGGAGGCACTTGGAATGTAAAACTACGGTGTGATGAAGATAGTTTGCTTATGCGCAAAGGTTGGAAGAAATTTCAGAAACATAACCAACTAGAAGAAGGGGAACTTCTCGTATTTAGGTACGATGGCGCTCTGAAATTTACAGTAAGAATTTTCGGCACGAATGGACTCGAGAGAGAAGTGAAGACACCAACCATGGACAAAAATAAAAAAGCTTCAATATATGATGGGGGCAGGAAGCGAAAAAGACCAGAAAAATACCCTTACAGTTCCAAATTCCCTAAACAGACACATGTTAACGGTGAAAATGGCACAG AATATGAAACTCCACGAAAAAGAGATGCAGTTGAGAAAGCAGAGGACCTTCTCACTCCAAATATTCCTCAATTTGTGAAATGTTTGAAAGGCTACAATGTGAATAAGTCCTGTTTCTTG TATGTCCCAAAGTCCTTCTATGAACAACTTTCAAAATCAGACAATAAGACAACAGTCGTTCTCCGTAATTCAGAAGGAAAAGAGTGGAGAGTGAATTGTGTATCACAAAAAGGATATTGCGCTTTCTGTGGCGGATGGAAACAGTTTGCGAGTGATAACAAGCTTAAGCAAGGACATGTCTGTGTTTTTCAGCTTGTCAATGAAAATGAACTGAAGGTCTCCTTTTTCCACAATCCTTCGGAATCCCtgttgaaagaagaagaaaagaaaagggaaacaATAATGTGCAAGAAAAATAAGCCACGTTCAAAAGGTAGATGCgtggaagaaaaagaagaagatgatgatgatgaggaggaatatgaagaagaagaagaagaagaggaggacgAAACTGAGGAGGAAGAGGAAGATGAGACTCAAAGGGTCCCATGTTCAAAACGCATACACGTGGAAGAGgaagatgatgatgaagaggAGGGATATGAGGAAGAAACTGAGGAagaggaggaagaggaagaagagactGCAAGGGCTGGCGTATTCAAGAAAAAGTCGCCACGTGTAAAAG CTGGATGCAAAAGAGTCACTGTTTGCAAGTTGAAGGATTTCCATGACCAATATGGTGCAGATATATTCAAAAGTGGACGTGCAACTCAGCCAAAAAATCCTTACTTTGTAGCGAAAATACGAACAAAAAGGAGAGACCAACTG TACGTTCCGGTTGATGTGGTGAGAGACTACAAACTTGAAATCCCTCCAAAAATGATCATTCGCGACGCTGCCGGCAGAGAAATTGTGGCAAAACTCAAGAATTGGAAGGACGGTAGAAAATGGTTACATGGCGGATGGCGCAATTTATGTAGATGGAACCTTGTGGAGAAAGATGACAGGTGCATTTGCGAATTTTTGAAAGGAGAAGGCAAAAAAGGCCTTTCCTTGCAAGTTCAATTTCTCCATGAAGGAGCAAGTTCCCAACCCTGA
- the LOC132599111 gene encoding uncharacterized protein LOC132599111 — protein sequence MATMTTFSAATVSSPAIIGTGGKSSQKRTKVKYISGLNSFGGLKANNHVASLGLPVCTEQSFAKIVSSLKTGPSQAKGGALSASCNAALEIFRIASVINGLVLVGVAVGFVLLRIEASVEEAE from the coding sequence ATGGCAACAATGACAACATTCTCTGCAGCAACAGTAAGTTCACCAGCCATTATAGGCACAGGGGGGAAATCTTCCCAGAAAAGAACCAAAGTGAAGTACATTAGTGGATTGAACTCATTTGGAGGCCTAAAGGCAAATAACCATGTTGCCTCATTAGGCCTCCCTGTTTGCACTGAACAATCTTTTGCAAAGATTGTTAGCTCATTGAAAACTGGACCATCACAAGCTAAAGGTGGAGCTTTGTCTGCTTCTTGCAATGCTGCTCTTGAGATTTTCAGGATTGCTTCCGTTATTAATGGCTTGGTTCTTGTTGGAGTTGCTGTTGGATTCGTACTTCTCCGAATTGAAGCTAGTGTTGAGGAAGCTGAATAA
- the LOC132599107 gene encoding uncharacterized protein LOC132599107 isoform X2, with the protein MKAMETLQDLIEEVKVRAVWWGLCIFAVCYFLTHTSTSMWMNLPIAILLVCGLRILFNEVEFRRKVRNVRPPTYLAHLEKKQLSVNDSRLSTSPPTLKWKRKIGAPIVEAAAEEFIDKVLHDFVIDLWYSDITPDKEAPELMHEIIMDVLGEISGRVKGINLVELLTRDVVDLVGDHLDLFRRNQAAIGVDVMGTLSSEERDERLKHHLLVSKELHPALISAESEYKVLQRLMGGILAVVLRPREAQSPLVRCIARELLTSLVVQPLLNFASPGYINELIEYIFLAYNDEGCKESGDGKSTKVKSHNRNQGAPSDSVKCSESDHKQKAPTNSQGTDMSLCQYDHRRELSLANAGSSISSPIQDEANHPRPGDWARVLEAATQRRTEVLMPENLENMWAIGRNYKKKLQKNSAAGGVQTPGVKPPVSSGKDAGKDLSAQKSEVVMIMEDKPRDPNQPHDQRSHALHLSQELKKEAPSKGGVLYDVDNASAIVAYETKTRLKRSNSTSDLIKQQNTEDLFMSKGGGSIISEFYSAEFRNAVPSAMSASDMVIRGEGHHRPKLKCRVLGAYFEKLGSKSFAVYSIAVTDANNNTWFVKRRYRNFERLHRHLKDIPNYTLHLPPKRIFSSSTEDAFVHQRCIQLDKYLQDLLSIANVAEQHEVWDFLSGSSKNYSFGKSSSVMRTLAVNVDDAVDDIVRQFKGVSDGLMRKVVGSPSSYEPITSTSSDRNLSWNVEEINKLGLTQSTSESVNSFSDNDDGDKDGTHGHEEVGPSSEANGWHSDTELNSKGFPPRVVKRDEELISSAADLKSVSGLQHESFSSGGFPEKSLAVVPSQQEDPAIVPPEWSPPNLSVPILNLVDKIFQLNRRGWLRRQVFWISKEIMQLMMEDAIDDWLLRQIHWLRREDVIAQGIRWIQDILWPNGVFFIKLRNLVETMELG; encoded by the exons ATGAAGGCTATGGAGACCCTTCAAGATCTGATCGAAGAAGTAAAAGTGAGAGCAGTTTGGTGGGGTTTGTGTATATTTGCTGTCTGTTACTTTTTAACAC ACACCAGTACATCAATGTGGATGAATCTACCTATAGCTATACTCTTGGTTTGTGGATTACGGATATTGTTTAATGAAGTGGAGTTCCGTCGGAAAGTTCGAAATGTCCGACCACCAACATACTTGGCGCACTTAGAAAAGAAGCAGCTATCCGTGAATGATAGTCGACTTTCTACCTCACCACCCACATTGAAATGGAAGAGGAAAATCGGTGCTCCAATTGTAGAGGCAGCAGCAGAGGAGTTTATTGACAAGGTTTTACATGATTTTGTGATAGATTTGTGGTACTCTGATATTACGCCTGACAAGGAGGCGCCAGAGCTGATGCATGAAATAATCATGGATGTCCTTGGTGAAATATCTGGAAGAGTCAAAGGAATTAACCTTGTAGAACTGTTGACAAG GGATGTGGTGGACCTGGTAGGAGATCACCTAGACCTTTTCCGCAGGAACCAGGCAGCAATTGGCGTGGATGTCATGGGGACATTGTCTTCGGAAGAAAGGGATGAAAGGTTGAAGCACCATCTCTTGGTCTCTAAAGAACTCCACCCTGCTTTGATATCAGCTGAGAGTGAGTACAAG GTACTTCAACGGCTCATGGGTGGAATCTTAGCTGTTGTGCTAAGACCCAGGGAAGCACAAAGCCCCTTAGTTCGATGTATTGCCAGAGAACTATTAACTTCTTTAGTAGTACAGCCTCTTCTGAATTTTGCAAGCCCCGG GTATATTAATGAATTGATTGAATACATTTTCCTTGCATATAACGATGAGGGGTGTAAGGAGTCCGGCGATGGTAAATCGACTAAAGTGAAAAGTCACAATCGCAACCAGGGTGCTCCCTCAGACTCTGTAAAATGTTCAGAATCCGATCATAAACAGAAAGCACCTACCAATAGTCAAGGGACTGATATGTCTCTCTGCCAATATGACCATCGAAGAGAACTATCATTAGCTAATGCAGGAAGTTCAATTTCTAGTCCGATTCAAGATGAGGCTAACCATCCACGGCCTGGTGACTGGGCTCGTGTCCTTGAAGCAGCTACCCAGAGAAGAACAGAAGTTCTGATGCCTGAAAATCTTGAAAACATGTGGGCAATCGGCAGAAATTATAAGAAAAAACTCCAAAAGAACTCTGCCGCTGGAGGAGTTCAGACTCCTGGAGTAAAGCCTCCAGTAAGCAGTGGAAAAGATGCGGGGAAAGATTTATCAGCTCAGAAATCTGAAGTAGTCATGATAATGGAAGATAAACCACGCGATCCAAATCAGCCACATGATCAGAGAAGTCATGCCTTGCATTTGTCTCAAGAGCTGAAAAAGGAAGCTCCGTCCAAGGGAGGAGTTCTCTACGATGTCGACAATGCTTCAGCCATTGTTGCATATGAGACTAAGACTAGGCTTAAGAGATCAAATAGTACATCTGATTTAATTAAACAACAAAATACTGAAGATTTGTTTATGAGCAAAGGTGGTGGATCCATTATATCAGAATTCTATAGTGCAGAATTTAGGAATGCAGTACCGAGTGCTATGAGCGCTTCAGACATGGTGATTCGTGGTGAGGGACATCATCGTCCAAAGCTGAAGTGCAGG GTTTTGGGTGCGTATTTTGAGAAGCTGGGCTCAAAATCTTTTGCTGTATATTCAATCGCGGTTACTGATGCCAATAACAACACTTGGTTTGTAAAGAGAAG ATACAGGAACTTCGAGAGATTGCATAGGCACCTGAAGGATATTCCTAATTACACATTGCATCTGCCTCCTAAGAGGATATTTTCATCTAGTACGGAGGATGCATTCGTTCATCAGCGTTGCATTCAGCTTGACAAATATCTGCAA GATCTCTTGTCAATTGCCAATGTGGCTGAGCAACATGAAGTGTGGGATTTTCTCAGTGGCTCTTCCAAG AACTATTCCTTTGGAAAATCTTCTTCAGTAATGAGAACGCTGGCAG TTAACGTGGACGATGCTGTGGATGATATTGTGCGTCAATTCAAAGGCGTTTCTGATGGCTTGATGCGTAAAGTTGTTGGCTCTCCTTCTTCTTATGAACCTATTACCTCTACTTCTTCAGACAGAAATTTGTCTTGGAACGTGGAGGAAATTAATAAACTGGGTTTAACACAAAGTACCTCGGAGTCAGTTAATAGCTTTTCTGACAATGATGACGGTGATAAAGATGGAACCCATGGGCATGAGGAAGTAGGACCTAGTTCAGAAGCCAATGGGTGGCATTCGGACACTGAGTTGAATTCAAAAGGATTTCCCCCTCGGGTGGTGAAACGCGACGAAGAGCTGATAAGCTCAGCGGCTGACTTGAAGAGTGTTTCTGGGCTACAACATGAATCTTTCAGTTCTGGAGGATTTCCAGAGAAAAGTTTGGCAGTAGTTCCCAGTCAACAAGAGGATCCAGCTATAGTGCCACCAGAG TGGTCGCCACCCAATTTAAGCGTACCTATCTTGAATTTGGTGGACAAGATTTTTCAGCTGAATAGAAGAGGCTGGCTAAG AAGACAGGTATTTTGGATATCAAAGGAAATTATGCAGTTAATGATGGAGGATGCTATTGATGATTGGCTGTTGAGGCAAATTCATTGGCTACGGAGAGAGGATGTTATTGCTCAGGGAATTAGATGGATTCAAGAT ATTCTCTGGCCCAATGGCGTTTTCTTCATAAAATTAAGAAATCTCGTTGAAACTATGGAACTTGGCTAA